gATTGTCTTTTAACAGCATTGGCTGTTCCCAGCAAGTTTTAACTTCCTAAACCCAAGGACTGTTTGATGTCAAATAATCTAAAAGTGTTTCTTTGCCAATTGATTACCTTACATTTTAATGTTATTGGCTCGatcttgtaaaaaaataaaaagtaaggTATTTTGAAATTCATCAGATTGACCTAACTTACTagtatttgatttcaaacaaaatagTTAGGATTCCTTATTCAAGATAAGaccataattatatatatatatatgcttgaCTTTAAAAAGCAAATTACACAAGGAGGACAACTAATATCTTTCAAGTTAGAGAGATATATAGGGAAAGGGGGAGAGCGAGGGTTGAGAgagataaagagaaaaaatgagaGATGTGGTGCATGGGATGGGGTGGGATGGGGGGGGGTTTAGAGAGGTGAGGTCAAAGTACCCATGTCTCGTATTTCTACACTACCACCATAATGCTGTCCGATTAAATTTAGATGTGCAGTTAAGTTTGgtctatttaaaatgaaaattgaaagttATCTATACCATTAGAttgttatattgtatttttaacaaCATCTAGATGAAAACACTGTGACGGACAAACCTATTAACCCCACTTCTCCAAAtgctaaaatataaaacacttttaATGTGAATATTTTATTCAAGAATTCTACGTATTCAATCATGCATTTATGTTACATATCGGATATTGATTCATGTGAACCTAAGGAAAACAAGTTTAAATGGATATAACCTGAACTAAGAAGACATTTAACTTTCAaattaatgagaaaaaaatgctAACAAAAATCCCGATCGATTCCTGTAGAAAATCGAATGCCTTCATGTATCAGACAGTGTACTCGCTGTTATGAATAATATATTGACACGGTGTGCAGGGTTGATTTGATGGCTTACGTCATCAGGTctattaaagggacttagacaggatttgagatttaaaaaaaatagttttatttttttatgtataaaatggtttactggtgcattttaaatgagtgaccaaaaattgaatgtttaagtcaagttacaagcgagtaACAATTGattgttatataaacaaagctcgagtcttatagttgtttacaaaaatgggatgtagagaattaccatttcttagacaaaatgacatgtaaaaaacaattaaaacttaTTCAGTATCTTcattaaatactattatcaacaaaagaaagttacatttgattgaaacttacaccaatacaacacttatgtataaaatgacaatattcgagctttgtttacaaaacaaagaattatgaactctatatcttgcttaaaacttgaTATTAGACTtccaaattttgacatagcattataaacttctatatttatcattataaacattgaaaatggaaaaataaaaattgaaaattttaagtcaaatcgtgtcgaTGTCCCTTtaaacttaaactttgacataCTCAGTGTAAAACAATTATACTAGGTAAATATTCAGACTCTAAGAAATAAATGAGTGATCTTTTGCTCCGGTGTACATGTTCTTCTACTAAAGTGTACTCGTATACTAGGTAAATATTCAGACTCTAAGAAATAAATGAGGGATCTTTTGCTCCGGTGTACATGTTCTTCTACTAAAGTGTACTCGTATACTAGGTAAATATTCAGACTCTAAGAAATAAATGAGTGATCTTTTGCTCCGGTGTACATGTTCTTCTACTAAAGTGTACtcgtataccggtatataaattACCCGGCCTCTTCTGAGAAAAGTAATCAAAACAATAGTCCAACCATCGGGAAAATCAGCTACATTCTCACGCTAGCATTAGGTGGTCAATCCTAATGTATACTAAATCCTACTGGGACAGCGTTTAAATGATTGTCATATAACATTATGTAGGAATTGAAAGAGGCAATTCAGGATGTGAAAGTTCAAAGTGTGGAAAGTGTCGAAAGAACATCACACGTGTACACAACAGGGGTTCAGTAATTGCGGGTATAAAGCTGTTATTattgttgcattttttttattaagaaggCTTGGTGGTCGTGGCTATTTTTTTAGACTATATTGGTCTCCTTTAATTGGAGAGCTCTGTATAGAAATATGAGAAAATACCCAAATTTGAAAGGCTACATACATAGTTTTTTCCCTTTACTTAATGATAGTATATAGCCaaacaaatgatattttaaaattttgatcagatccgatggttaatttgttgaccatccagcctccttaaacaGGTAATTATTCCGTATTTGGCCAATTCAATATTCAAATGAGTTTCTGGTGCTGTCAAATCTCACACTGAATCGGTGATTTTTATCTCAGTATTTTAATAATAGCAAGGCACTGGGATGAACATGCTATTGGTTACTACTATAGGACAATATCTACATACAAGTACCATTATCTACAAATATGTACATCTAGTTCACAAGTACCTGCTGGCTGTCCATACATAGGCTGATAACctgaaaatattgaaatcttGCTCCTTTGAATCGGTGAATATATATACTGCCATTAGTATACATAAAGCGCATATAGTTTATTCTAGATACATGCAGtgtaagaaaaataattcaaatttgaaaacttttaaaaaagaaaagctaAAAATGGACAATGCACATTAgtaaacgtacatgtatctatctcAAATACATACAGTGAAAAAATCATATTCTAAAGCGGGAAAAAGACACATGTTTACCGATATTTGTTTGAATAAAGTGCATTAAATATTACCGCAGCtgatttcgatttttttttcttcttttttttatcgttatttTTAGCATTTAGACAAAGCGCTGTGTGTTAAAAGACTATGCGTAAAAATCATCAATATGTAAGCGTTAgtgattacatgtaatatataaactTATGCTAACATTTAGCCAGATAACtaatgtcaaataaaaaaaagtacataCCCGCAGCAGGGGGTGGGGGACCATAGCCTattatcaaaaagaaaaatgaatttaaaatacagtagaaatttcagtacttttagtgctttgattaaatttaaaaaagtctgAGTGTTGCTTTCAAAGACCTGTTTGAAGTATCAATTTActtcttttacattttgtaaCTTCTTTTCCGATGATAAGTAATTTATCGATGCCACTCAACTTAGCACAAAAAAGTAAACTGTACTTACCTGAGGGCGGGGGTGGGGGTCCTTGgcctaaaattaaaaatcaaaagtattAATAACAGGTAAAGATGCCAAAGTCACTTCAcaacaaatacatgttcatgtaacacTAGCGGACGTCAAACGTACCAAAACCGACGAAAAATCGTTATCTATATAGTGCCCGTGGGTGAAATTCGTCCCCGCCATTGCTGGGAATTTCCAAGTTCAATGCATAGACGACAATGCATGTATGGTATGGATAaccaaaaacattatttttcttgaaaacaatGATCATCAAACGGGACTATTTGCGTGAGAAACAAACTATAATTACTAGTTAGTTTTAGAATTTgacaacagttttttttaaaaagacaccAACGGCTTTGCGACGGTCTCATTAGGGCAAGTCCGGTTTACCCCTCACggcccaaattttttttttaaatttttgggtCCGGTAGACTGCATGCCCAAGTTCAAGAAAACAAAGTAAGTTCCGAAAAAAACGCACATAAAGCGGGCATCTTTGTCCAGCGGTGTCTGTTCCAAGTTTTgaacatacataaaaaaaaaaaattctggatagAATGGAATTCATTTAACTTTTTTCCGAAAAACAGAATTAGAATAAGAAAGACATGCAAACGGACACGAAcggaaagataaaaaaaatattaaccgTTAGGCGTTCTGCAGTTGCGTTATCTAACGAGGTGCAACTAACCCTATTTGCAGGTGCTGTCTTGAAACCAAGAAGCTCGTTAAACGAAAAACGTTAAACATTCAGTATCACCATTACTTTGATTTTAGACGTGATGCTTCAATCTCCTCACGTTAATtccatgtacatatatctatatGATTGCATTAAACATTCTGTCAACAAAAACAGttgaagatgttgaaaatactgctctcaaaaataaataaatatataaatagataaataaataaataaattaattgatagattagatagataaataaatcaataaataatcaatcaatcaatcaattaattgatagatagataaataaattaattaattaatagataaATAAGCCTGACTATACTGTACATTACACTCAtacttcatttcttaaatctatTTATAGATGTGAAAATGTATTATCAATGCTGCTTGATTGAATTATTGATATTGTAAATGTTGCAGTCAccttattttaaatactttgaaagaaacatatttatacGAACAATGTTACCTCTTCATTTCAttagtatatataattataaacttggtaaattaaaattgaaatacacaTTGAGATGTTCTGTTTGCCCAATTTTACTTCTCATATTTCAGGAACTTTTTGTTTCTGAGgaagaaatgttttaaagtttcACGATTTTAACACAATCCTCAGGAAATGCTATAGATTAACAATTTATACCCACTTTGTTAATGAAGTACCTTGTCCCAATTTCATAGCGAAGACCAAAGGCAATAGAACGTGCAAATATATGTATGAATTCTGACTTTCTGTAAATATGCCAGTTTTTCGTTCACTTAAATTggatagattttaatttgtttaaccaGAACAATATTATCTACAGTACATCAAATTTCGCAATCTTCGGtaacatttcataattttatacgTCAAACAATGGCGAATCCACGCATTTCTGGCTTGCTTTAATGAAACggattttgaaataattaagcCTTCACTTTATAATTTagatcattttttcaaaaacagatatttatcatttaaaattgttatttgatACCTGAAATTAATAACATGCTATATTGTGAAATGTACAAATTAACTGTAAGTGAGTCTATCACGTGTAATCCGTGTGTTGACAGGTGTGACACAGATTTTCTGTGACATCACTCGGTTGCTTTTTTTGCTGCTGATATTGATCTGTCGTTTTCTTCTCGAGTTAGAGAAATGTACATTGGTTAGCTTCGCTGTTCATTTTGACATcaagaaatttataaaattaaccTACACGTATATACGATTGTAAATTATTTGGGAGATACGGTATACACTTCGGCCAGAGACGACAAAGAGCGAAAGTCCTCGGTAAACATTTCTAATGTCCACTCGAGAATATCACAAATTTTCTGATGATGTGTTTATACGCCAAAAAAAAGCGAGCCCATTTCATAATTGGTAAAAGGAAAAAGATGCATTTTTACAGatcaaaaacaaatgaaattccCACTTACCTTGTTTCTCGGCCCCAGGGTACGGTGGAGGTGCGGACATAATGCTGAAGATTTGAAAACTAGAGACAGAGAAGATATGGAATCTTGACAGAGAATTTCAAAACCGCGGCTATTTCGCAGTCTACCcgaatataaaatcaattttcccTGCGAGCGTATTGATTTCTCCACATGTGGGTCGATGCCTCAATGTTTACCTGTGAACGGTATTGTAAGCTCAAGTTTATAGCGGTTCAGTGAAATGGAAGATAGATAATTGCTGctatttctataaatatatacagtcatgtatattttaaaacatgcttGATAAAGAACAATCGATTTTATACTGTTAAATATTGCCTCAAGGCTTTTAGGTACTGATATTTCAAACTTATAGTTTTgtcatatatttaattattaaaggATTTCATacgatttcatattttatttaaataagtttaaaGTGAAGAATAGCGTGACATATGTcctctttaaaattcttttctgAAATCAGCATTTCTTCATAGATTGGTATTTCTATAAATGTACGTACAAAGGGCATATGCGCAAGCATAAAGTACGCGGCAATATAAAGGAGACTAATTAGCTATGTTGTATTACTAtagtttcatgttaaatactgaaatctgtttggtttagatgcagttgataatccgttctattaccctcagcgttagcaacacacttgggaacgggtaacactatataaatagtgcctgtttgggagggtcacagttgaaattgacaccccgagaaaaccattgtcaaccgacgcgaagcggaggttgacaatggttttctcggggtgtcaatttcaactgtgaTCCTCCCAAACAAgcactatttgttttgttatactgaatgtcttaatttttaagaaaattttactgcttttatataggaataacgtgaattctacagcgaaccgtacgcgcataattttcgcgcatgtaacaatttgtaatgttacccgttgctaagtacgttgctaacgctgagggtaattgaacggattatgaactgcgtcttaaccaatcagatttcagtatttaacatgaaagtataacaaaacaaaatgttacatgcgcgtaaattatgcgcgtacggttcaccgtagaattcacgtcatttttatataaaagcagtgAAATTTTCTCtaatattaagacattcagtataataaaataaatagtgcctgtttgggaggataacagttgaaaatgacaccccgagaaaaccatcgtcaacctccgcttcgcgtcggttgacaatggtgttctcggggtgtcaatttcaactgttaccctcccaaacaggcactatttatataatagtatcCACTTGTTATCAAATCAGAATCAAGgatgattattattttaaaattatttttgacaaGCTGGAAAAAGGTCATCAAAATCAGAATCTAGTCATGATGCACAGGCACCTGAAGTTATATATTTTCCTCATGATAAATAGATATAAACCATCGACCAAATAATACACCCGAATTTTTATTAGGGTATTATCAAGTAAAGAATACTGTATATAATTGTTATTATGAGAACGTCATACCTGTGTCAGGATGGAATATGATTCTAGTCAAAGATTCTTGGATCCACTCGCAGATATCGTTCTTAGATCCGCCAACAGATATCGTTTTCACAAGCCTTGTTCATTTAAGATTAGTGATTTAAAGTCAGATTTAAGATTAGTGATTTAAAGTCAGCTATTTGTCATCCACAACATTCATAAACAGCAAAAAATTTATTCTTTCGAACCTGGGTAAAGAATAACCTTCAACTTTAGCAAATCTTGAAAGAGTTTTACTTACTTTTCTCATGCAAGTTCATTATATTAGGATGTAGATAATTTATTTAGTGATGCAGGTAAGATATGATTGTCTGATTGAAAGGACGATGTCCTAGCATTAACAAAGTTATATCTAAAATAATCGTAAAATCATCCAGAACAAAATATGAAACCCAGCTGGACTGTAATTTAAGATTAGAAAATAAACTAAATGTCTCTGACTTTCACGTTTAATTGGCCAAATAAGATACGACATACCCTAGTATGCACTTAAACGGAACTTCTATTAAAACTGTATTTCGCAATGAGATTTAGGTCTTTCAAAAGTATGGAAACCTTGaacagacatttaaaaaaaatgagttacCGCGGCACATTTAACTCCTGTGACATACTATGATCGTTCTTCAACTTATGAAATCTATTTGATATGGTGGCTCCGAAGAACAAATCGGACCACACAGCATTGAGTTTTACCCTTCTAAATAATAAGTATAAGATTCCCTGCATTTGAAAATTGGATGTTCTTGGTCAGCCTATGTAATTCCGTGGAGTTCGTGTTGTCAAGTTTCAATAGAAGAAGAAGAGACGGTACCAACTTTAACTACTGTAGCCATTTGAATTAGAGTTGTTGGATAAATTGTCTAAACAATGCATTTGAAagtagtatttaaaaaaaaaagaggttaACGAATGTGTTTTTACTAATATTCATACCCAGATAGTTCGTTTTACTGGTCAGTCTTGTCAGTTTATGTATGAATATACATGAGTGTTTGTATAGTGTGTATATGCTTATGAGGACAAAATCTGACATCTAGATTCGGTTTTTGTATTCAGCGTCATAATCTTCTAtcagaaatgtaaaagaaactaCAACCGAACCAATCGGGTGTATCAAATGATATAAGTACAGTATTTTCTGCTTGCTAGAGTTTCATGTGCAATCTTCCAGTaacaagaaacaaagcaatctATCAAAATTTATGTCTACACAATAAAAGATAATTCAtatcatgtacatttaaattcaAAGCGCACGTAATATTGGGAATTAAATCGCATCCTGTTTTGCCGGTACCCGACATTGCCTCTACGCTTTTCCATACTTCTGATATAAACAACTTGTTGATCGGGACGAAGATGGACTACAAAGGACAGCCCGCCGGTAACCCaccaccacccccacccccgGGGTACAGCCAACCGCCCCCACAATATGGTAAGTATCATATACACTTCTtagataatttttgttaaattttatttggaattgaagtgttttaaaagttaCGCATAAAAAATTGGATTGCGGCCAACGTCAAAAAAtcgattttataaaaatctggTTTAAAATAGTAGCGTGTTAAGATTTCTCAAAACTTTTccatagaaaatattcataattcaaaaatgGGATCAAAAGAAAGTTTGATAGTTGAATTATGTTTTGATCGATTCaggtttatttgaaaaaatgtattgcGCCGTGACAAAAATGGCCGGATTAAAACCACCCGAAGAGTTGTTATCGTCTAAAACTGTCTGGGCATTTCTATAGAGGGCTCCTTAAACAAACCATCTGCAACGAATAAGTTTTAAATGTCACAGTATGCcattatatatattcaaatttagGTCACGGTTCCGTGTACATATATTcagtaaacaaaaattttacaGTTCGTTTAGGTAGTCAGAGTAGGAAAAACATAGATAAGTTTAAAATTTACGGATACctttttcttattatttactATATCTTTTACTTTAGACCCTTCCATCATTAATCTAAATTTCGCATTCTAACGTTGTTTGCAGGGCAACACAGCACGACCGTTATCACCGCTGGAATGCCTGTTGTTGCGCACTGCTTTCGGGAGACCTCGGTGCCCATGCAGTGTCCTTACTGCCACGCCAACATCACCACCACCACAACTTACGAGACGGGTACCCTGACCTGGGTAATCTGTGGAGTGCTGATCCTTTTCGGGTATAATCTGTGTTGAGgatttctcttttttctttttttacttttaggcTTGTTTAGAAGATAACTTGTCATTAATGGTAAATAAACGGAGAAAAGGCAATTTTAACAAGGAAGAAGAGTGcttcaaatgaaacaaaacaaatacaaagCAATCCCCGTTAATCCAGATATCATGGGGAAAAATAGAGTAAAATGAACTGatagaatattttttgatatcttttaaataaacggatcaaacaattattatataacTGTAAATTATATGTTtgtgatgaaataaaaaaagattgtatGAAGGATTTCATACTTGCAAAACGGAATTTTGTACgtgacgacgatgatgttatTTTGCGTTAATCCTCTAAAAAGCTTTCCCGCATATAATTATATGTCTTGCAGGAGTGTATGAACAATATTCATTTTGTAACCTAAGGAGAACATTACATTGAATATTTCCGGCATAGTAAATTGCGACTCGTTCCATTAAGGATATAGCCGTATTGCTTAGTATAAGTTGATAAACACTGCATTTTATAATTAGAGGGATATCATAACTTTACTTACATTTGCCGTTATTTTAACCATGAGAAATACAACCTGTTATTTTACAAATGTTGGCCGATGTTAAGAAGGCTTGGTTAACCATCGGAACTCCCTTACACTCTGACATATTATATTTTTGGGCATAATCTAGCTTTTAGTAAAGAATAAATCCAAATaatttagctttaaatgatcaatttttttttatatctttatctaGAACTCTTCCTCTGTAAGAGATTAAAATAGTCTACAAAAATGGCCAACGAACCCTCTTAAGGGAAACATTGATTGTGTTAGAACCCGAGCTATGAAATATTGTCCGACGGTTAACCCAGACATATTAACTAGGTAAAAAGGAGAGCACCGGGCCCTCATAAGTTTTAAAACTTGTATCCAGTCCTTTTGATTTGTGTCGATAATATatgttcaattttttgaaaagatgtctttaatcaaatgtgtttttaaacttttgatttttttagctTGTGGCTTGGTTGCTGTTTGATCCCATTCTGCATTGACGGATGCAAGGACGTCATCCACTCCTGTCCTAACTGTCACCAGACCGTCGGCAAATTCAACCGGATGTAGGAGCACCCCCGGAAACTTTTCCCGGGGGAGCCACTTATGCAGAACTGCATTTTAATACTACATATCttgcatattttattgtaaatatttcttaGGTTTGGGGAAAATAACCAAGGGGTAAAATGTGTATGAGGCTTTTAACTTTACAAGCTGAacttttttctcattttatatCCGTTGTGGGGGTTGTTTTTGTTGAGGTATAATATACGCAAATGGAGTATCAAAATTACTTATGATGGTACGCACAATGTGATATCAGTTTACGCAAGTGAAGTTATCAATAGAGTAGGGAATATATATGTTCGAACTTTTTGATAACAATATTCAATTCTTATACGCAGATAATCAATGATTTTCGTTTGTTGTTTATTAACAAACATATgaaatttcttaatattttctattttttaaataaattggttaaaaaaagaattttagcatgtttgatttttcaaccaaatctctctctctctctctctctctctctctctctctctctctctctctctctctctgtgtgtgcaCCAATTTTTGGAATGGATTTATTCACGGAGATTAATTAAAAGCACATTTATTCTAAGACTTGCCAGAGTAAGAAAATAAGCGGATAAAAGTCAAAAGTCATGCTATagcagaattttattttgctagCCGATATTTGCTTCTTACTTCCCTATCCTTTACTATGAGATTGGTCCATTAATGTACAATATCCTCCTTTCGAATCCTACTAGAACCAGATCGCAGAAATCAATATAAACCACGTATTTTTTTAGGTGAATCACAATAAGCTCATCAAAGATCCACGGAAAGACCATTGCTCCTGTTATAAGCCaatgtagaaccattttaacaagagcttggactatGGGTAGTTGGTgccaaacagcaatgtgacgcaggcctgtctatttcattgtaggccactcagccattgctcttgaaatcaacaagatttgtctggcttttgagctaagactacgcaattggtgtatatttcactcgaaaccagtgtcatttttaacttattttgaCGAAAACATTGATAGTAACGTCCCattgaaagtccaaggccttgttaaaatagttctaatttatttccaaaaCGAACc
This portion of the Magallana gigas chromosome 7, xbMagGiga1.1, whole genome shotgun sequence genome encodes:
- the LOC105340324 gene encoding lipopolysaccharide-induced tumor necrosis factor-alpha factor homolog: MDYKGQPAGNPPPPPPPGYSQPPPQYGQHSTTVITAGMPVVAHCFRETSVPMQCPYCHANITTTTTYETGTLTWVICGVLILFGLWLGCCLIPFCIDGCKDVIHSCPNCHQTVGKFNRM